Genomic segment of Acinetobacter larvae:
GTGACTTCAATGCAGACTATACCATTCAAAGCCAAAGCCTACGTGATCGGATTACCTTAGCCATTGCACGTGCCTTACCCGTATTGGAATGGGCACCAGCCAAAGGTCATCGTGCTGAAATTGTCAAAGCCAAAACTGAGCAGGCCAATGCAAATCTAGGAATTAATAAACAAATCGAACAAGAAGAAGTACTCCCCTCTGTTGCAGTACCAAGCCTAGATGCCGCTGAATCAAGATTACAACAGAAGCATTTAGACAAAACTAAAACACAGGTTGCTTAAGCAATCTGTGTTTACGACCAACAATAATAACAAAGGAAATAACCATGACTGATTCAAAAAATCAAATTAAATTTGCCTACTGGGTACCCAACGTAAGTGGCGGACTCGTTGTCAGTAACATTGAACAACGTACCGATTGGCGTTATGACTACAATGTCCGATTGGCTCAAGCAGCAGAAAGAAATGGTTTTGAATATGCACTCACACAAATCCGCTTTACCGCAGGTTATGGTGCTGAATATCAACATGAATCAGTCAGTTTTAGTCACGCTATTTTGGCTAAAACTGAACGCTTAAAAGTAATTGCTGCTATTTTACCCGGTCCATGGAAACCTGCTTTAGCTGCAAAACAATTGGCAACAATTGATCAACTCACCCAAGGACGTATCGCGGTCAATATTGTCAGTGGTTGGTTTAAAGGTGAATTTGATGCAATTGGTGAAGATTGGCCCGAACATGATGAACGCTATCGCCGATCAGAAGAATTTATTCAGTGTCTTAAAGGTATTTGGTCACAAGAGCAATTTAGCTTTCATGGCAAATACTATCAATTCAACCATTACACCCTAAAACCCAAACCTATTCAGAAACCTTATATAGAAATTTTCCAAGGTGGTAGTTCAAGGGCTGCACGTGATATGGCTGCACGCGTATCTGATTGGTATTTTACCAATGGCAATAACGCAGATGCCTTAAGAGAACAAATCAATGATTTGAAAATTAAAGCCAAAAATCATCAACATCAAGTCCGCGTTGCGGTTAATGCCTTTGTGATTGCCAGAGATACTGAACAAGAAGCCCAAGCCGTCTTACAAGAGATTATTGATGAAGCCAATGTCGAAGCCGTGCAAGCTTTTGCCATTGCAACAAGAGAAGCGGGTGCAGCCACAAAAGAAGGTGAAGGCAACTGGGCAAAATCAAGCTTTGAAGATCTAGTACAGTACAATGATGGCTTTAAGACCAATTTAATTGGTACACCACAACAAATTGCTGAACGCATCGTTGCTTTAAAAGCACTTGGTATTGATCTAATTTTGATTGGTTTTTTACATTTTATCGAGGAAGTCGAATACTTTGGCGAAAAAGTTCTTCCTTTAGTAAGAGCACTAGAACAGCAGCAGCTCAGTGCAAGTGCAAGTGCAAGTGCAAGTGCAAGTGCATAAAAATCATAACAATAAAGAAATATAGTACAGCAACTCCGTTTCCCTCTTTGTCTGGACTAAGAGGGAATTTTTATGGTTAGGATCAGCTAGTTTTTCTATATTGCATTGCGGGAATATTTCTTGAGTTGTCTGCCATCACACTGCTTATTTTTATGTTTTTATCTTTCGCTATTTCACCATTTTATTAAAATATAACCAAAAAAAATCCCTCGATGTTTGACATCGAGGGATATGTAATCATGAGCTGGCGATGACTTACTCTCACATGGGTAACCCCACACTACCATCAGCGCGAAGAGGTTTCACTTCTGAGTTCGGGAAGGGATCAGGTGGTTCACTCTTGCTATTGTCGCCAGCACAACTGTTTATGGTGATTTCTGGTCTGATCTGAACATTTTTATTCAGTGCCATACTTTCTTAACCAAATGAGTTATTAACGGATTAGAACTGGGTCTGTATTGTAACTAGAATTTCACATGAATCAAGTAGATTTGATTTTAAATGAATCGAATGAGCTTTATACAACAACTGTTTGGGTGTTGTATAGTCAAGCCTCACGAGCAATTAGTATTGGTCAGCTTCACATGTCGCCATGCTTCCACATCCAACCTATCAACGTCGTAGTCTTCAACGGCTCTTTAGTGGAGATAAACTCCAAGGGAAATCTAATCTTGAGGTAGGCTTCCCGCTTAGATGCTTTCAGCGGTTATCCCTTCCGAACATAGCTACCCGGCGATGCGACTGGCGTCACAACCGGTACACCAGAGGTTCGTCCACTCTGGTCCTCTCGTACTAGGAGCAGATCCTCTCAAATTTCCAACGCCCACGGTAGATAGGGACCGAACTGTCTCACGACGTTCTAAACCCAGCTCGCGTACCTCTTTAAATGGCGAACAGCCATACCCTTGGGACCTGCTTCAGCCCCAGGATGAGATGAGCCGACATCGAGGTGCCAAACACCGCCGTCGATATGAACTCTTGGGCGGTATCAGCCTGTTATCCCCAGAGTACCTTTTATCCGTTGAGCGATGGCCCTTCCATACAGAACCACCGGATCACTAAGACCTACTTTCGTACCTGCTCGACTTGTTGGTCTCGCAGTTAAGCGCGCTTTTGCCTTTATACTCTACGCGTGATTTCCGACCACGCTGAGCGCACCTTCGTACTCCTCCGTTACTCTTTAGGAGGAGACCGCCCCAGTCAAACTACCCACCAGACATGGTCCTCGATCCCGATTAGGGACCAGAGTTAGAACCTCAACATTACCAGGGTGGTATTTCAAGGATGGCTCCATGGTAACTAGCGTCACCACTTCTAAGCCTCCCACCTATCCTACACAAGTAAGGTCAAAGTTCAATGTCAAGCTGCAGTAAAGGTTCACGGGGTCTTTCCGTCTAGCCGCGGGTACACTGCATCTTCACAGCGATTTCGATTTCACTGAGCCTCTGCTGGAGACAGCGCCGCCATCATTATGCCATTCGTGCAGGTCGGAACTTACCCGACAAGGAATTTCGCTACCTTAGGACCGTTATAGTTACGGCCGCCGTTTACTGGGGCTTCGATCAAGAGCTTCGCTTACGCTAACCCCATCAATTAACCTTCCAGCACCGGGCAGGCATCACACCCTATACGTCCACTTTCGTGTTTGCAGAGTGCTATGTTTTTAATAAACAGTTGCAGCGGCCTGGTTTCTGAGGCTGCCAACCGCTCATCCCGCGAGGGGAATCACCGTCAGCAGCGTACCTTCTCCCGAAGTTACGGTACCATTTTGCCTAGTTCCTTCAGCAGAGTTCTCTCAAGCGCTTTGGTCTACTCGACCTGACCACCTGTGTCGGTTTCGGGTACGATTCCTGTGTAACTGTAGCTTAGAGACTTTTCCTGGAAGCAGGGTATCAGCCACTTCGCTAGTAAACTAGCTTGCTATCGACTCTCAGCATAGAGCACCCCGGATTTGCCTAAGATGCATGCCTACTGTCTTCCACCTGGACAACCAACGCCAGGCTGACTTAACCTTCTCCGTCCTCTCATCGCATTACACAGAAGTATTGGAATATTAACCAATTTCCCATCGACTACGCCTCTCGGCCTCGCCTTAGGGGTCGACTCACCCAGCCCCGATTAACGTTGGACTGGAACCCTTGGTCTTTCAGCGAACGGGTTTTTCACCCGTTTTATCGTTACTCACGTCAGCATTCGCACTTCTGATACCTCCAGCAGACTTCTCAATCCACCTTCTTCGGCTTACAGAACGCTCCCCTACCACGTATACATAAGTATACATCCGCAGCTTCGGCACATAGTTTTAGCCCCGTTACATCTTCCGCGCAGGCCGACTCGACTAGTGAGCTATTACGCTTTCTTTAAAGGGTGGCTGCTTCTAAGCCAACCTCCTAGCTGTCTATGCCTTCCCACATCGTTTCCCACTTAACTATGATTTTGGGGCCTTAGCTGGCGGTCTGGATTGTTTTCCTCTTGACTACGGACGTTAGCACCCGCAGTCTGTCTCCCGGATAGTACTCATTGGTATTCGGAGTTTGCATCGGTTTGGTAAGTCGGGATGACCCCCTAGCCGAAACAGTGCTCTACCCCCAATGGTATTCGTCCGAGGCGCTACCTAAATAGCTTTCGGGGAGAACCAGCTATCACCGAGTTTGATTAGCCTTTCACCCCTATCCACAAGTCATCCCCCGGCTTTTCAACGACGGTGGGTTCGGTCCTCCAGTTAGTGTTACCCAACCTTCAACCTGCTCATGGATAGATCACCCGGTTTCGGGTCTATACCCAGCAACTAGACGCCCTATTAAGACTCGATTTCTCTACGGCTCCCCTATACGGTTAACCTCGCTACTGAATATAAGTCGCTGACCCATTATACAAAAGGTACGCAGTCACTCCAAAATGGAGCTCCCACTGCTTGTATGCATGCGGTTTCAGGATCTATTTCACTCCCCTCACAGGGGTTCTTTTCGCCTTTCCCTCACGGTACTGGTTCACTATCGGTCAGTCAGGAGTATTTAGCCTTGGAGGATGGTCCCCCCATATTCAGACAAGGTTTCACGTGCCTCGCCCTACTCGACATCATCATATTTGCTCTTTCGTGTACGGGAATATCACCCTCTACGTTTGCACTTCCCAGTGCATTCCACTAAAACAAATATGACTTAATGGGCTGTTCCCCGTTCGCTCGCCGCTACTCAGGGAATCTCAATTGATTTCTTTTCCTAAGGGTACTGAGATGTTTCACTTCCCCTCGTTCGCCTCAATAACCTATGTATTCAGTTATTGATACCTACCTTAAAGTAGGTGGGTTTCCCCATTCAGACATCGCCGGATCACAGGATATTTGCCGCCTCCCCGACGCTTTTCGCAGGCTATCACGTCTTTCTTCGCCTCTGACTGCCAAGGCATCCACCACATGCACTTAATTACTTGACTATACAACCCCAAACAGTCGCAAGCACCTACAAGGAGCACTAACAACATCGCAGTTCGAAGTTTCGTGTACTTAAACACTGTACAGCTTCAATCTAAATTCACATACCAAAACGCTTGATTCAGTGTTCATTTACTAGTTCTCAATTTGTCTTTTCAAACAAATCAAGTTGAACAATTTATTTCAGACTCAATTTCTAATCTGTTAATGATTTATCTTGCCTTCGTCAGGTCAAGATACTGTGATAAATCACAGAGGTTAAATATAATCAGCTCATGCCAATTCTTATTTAAACTCTATAATCGATCTTTCATTTTAGCTTTAAGCTTCTTTCTTAGCCTTACTCATCATAATGAGTGGTGGAGACTAGGAGAGTCGAACTCCTGACCTCCTGCGTGCAAAGCAGGCGCTCTACCAACTAAGCTAAGTCCCCAGCTTAAATCTACGAGATTATTTCGTATCTACTTTTCCGTCACCCTCTCACAAGATACCTTGCAAGCATAGTTAGTGGTGGGTCTGACAAGACTTGAACTTGTGACCCCACGCTTATCAAGCGTGTGCTCTAACCAACTGAGCTACAGACCCATCGTAGACACTGAAGAACAACTTGTTGTGGATTCTTACCAATCACTAATCTTTCGTTAAGGAGGTGATCCAGCCGCAGGTTCCCCTACGGCTACCTTGTTACGACTTCACCCCAGTCATTGGCCACACCGTGGTAAGCGGACTCCTTACGGTTATCCTACCTACTTCTGGTGCAACAAACTCCCATGGTGTGACGGGCGGTGTGTACAAGGCCCGGGAACGTATTCACCGCGGCATTCTGATCCGCGATTACTAGCGATTCCGACTTCATGGAGTCGAGTTGCAGACTCCAATCCGGACTACGATCGGCTTTTTGAGATTAGCATCCTATCGCTAGGTAGCAACCCTTTGTACCGACCATTGTAGCACGTGTGTAGCCCTGGCCGTAAGGGCCATGATGACTTGACGTCGTCCCCGCCTTCCTCCAGTTTGTCACTGGCAGTATCCTTAAAGTTCCCATCCGAAATGCTGGCAAGTAAGGAAAAGGGTTGCGCTCGTTGCGGGACTTAACCCAACATCTCACGACACGAGCTGACGACAGCCATGCAGCACCTGTATGTGAATTCCCGAAGGCACCAATCTATCTCTAGATCGTTCTCACTATGTCAAGGCCAGGTAAGGTTCTTCGCGTTGCATCGAATTAAACCACATGCTCCACCGCTTGTGCGGGCCCCCGTCAATTCATTTGAGTTTTAGTCTTGCGACCGTACTCCCCAGGCGGTCTACTTATCGCGTTAGCTGCGCCACTAAAGCCTCAAAGGCCCCAACGGCTAGTAGACATCGTTTACAGCATGGACTACCAGGGTATCTAATCCTGTTTGCTCCCCATGCTTTCGTACCTCAGCGTCAGTATTAGGCCAGAAGGCTGCCTTCGCCATCGGTATTCCTCCAGATCTCTACGCATTTCACCGCTACACCTGGAATTCTACCTTCCTCTCCCATACTCTAGCCACCCAGTATCGAATGCAATTCCCAAGTTAAGCTCGGGGATTTCACATTTGACTTAAATGGCCGCCTACGCACGCTTTACGCCCAGTAAATCCGATTAACGCTCGCACCCTCTGTATTACCGCGGCTGCTGGCACAGAGTTAGCCGGTGCTTATTCTGCGAGTAACGTCCAATACACTTAGGTATTATCTAAGGTACTCTCCTCCTCGCTTAAAGTGCTTTACAACCATAAGGCCTTCTTCACACACGCGGCATGGCTGGATCAGGGTTCCCCCCATTGTCCAATATTCCCCACTGCTGCCTCCCGTAGGAGTCTGGGCCGTGTCTCAGTCCCAGTGTGGCGGATCATCCTCTCAGACCCGCTACAGATCGTCGCCTTGGTAGGCCTTTACCCCACCAACTAGCTAATCCGACTTAGGCTCATCCATTAACGCAAGGTCTTACGATCCCCTGCTTTCCCCCGTAGGGCGTATGCGGTATTAGCGCTCCTTTCGAAACGTTATCCCCCATTAATGGGCAGATTCCTAAGCTTTACTCACCCGTCCGCCGCTAGGTCCAGTACCGAAGCACCTTCCCCCGCTCGACTTGCATGTGTTAAGCCTGCCGCCAGCGTTCAATCTGAGCCATGATCAAACTCTTCAGTTAAAATCATTAGTGACTTAAGGTCACAATTCTGGCTCATCAATTACTGACAAAAAATTTGCTCAAATAAACTTCGAGTAATTCCTACCAATCAATCAATGATAATATTTTCGATCAATCAACCAGTAAAAATCCACACAAGTTGTTCTTCATAATCTCTTAATGATCTTCTTACTACTTCGTCAGGAGTAAGCTAGGTCGGCTATTCTACGCCTTATCTTAGATAAGTCAAGCAAAATTTAATGTTTATTGAATTACTTTCTAATTCACTCAACTTAACTTATCACTCTGGATTTGCTAAGCATCTGATTTTAAAAAGCTTTTAATCAACATCACCGCCGATGGATGTGCATTATAGGCTATCTATTTTCTGGCGCAACCCCTTTTTTTGACTTTTCTACACGCTTGTTTGTTTTCTCGGCGATATCGGCGAAATCTCTATTTTTTTGGGTGAAATAGCAGCAACCCAATAACTTCTTGCTTTATTTGCCTACACTCAAGAGAACTTTACGCAAATAAAGCTCAAACTTACAGCCATCTAATTTGTCTTTATCTATTTTCTGATTCATATATTTTCTGGTTACGCTGCTGTTGTTCACATCTGCTAAAACTAAGCGCGAATAATTTCACCCGTTACGGCATCCAAAATACGACTCGGCGCCTGACTTAAGCCCAAGTCACCATTTAGATAATGTACATCCGAATTAAAATAAGCATTGGCTTCTTGCAAACTACGAGCCGGTGCTAAACCGGCAGGATTGGCGCTGGTCGAAACAATAAAACCCTTAAATGCATTACATAAGGCAATACACAATGGGTGGTTGGTTACACGTACAGCAACTTTAGGATGTTGACCGCGAATCCATGTTGGAATTTCATCATGCGCATCTATTAACCAAGTCGTAGCGCGTTCAGCAACAGCTTGTTGTGTCCAGCTATCAATAACACGTTGGCGATAATGTGGTTCTAAGTTTTCCAGTAAGTGTTCGACTTGACTCATTTGACTGGCCAGCAAAATAACGCCTTTTTCAATGGGTCGTTGTTTGAGTCTTAGAATTTCTAAGAAAGCAGCTTGATTGAAGGGGTCGCAACCTAAGCCCCAGACCGCTTCTGTCGGATAGGCCAAAACTTGACCCTTCATTAAACATTCTGCAGCTTCAGCAACTGAGGTTGTAAGCATAAATCATCCTATTTAGAGCATAACATCATTGGCTATTGTGAACTTTAATGGCTCATTCGGCAACGTAAGTACAAACCAGACTGCTGAATACAAACACCGATCAACTCTAATTCCATTAATGCAGCTGTCAGTTGTGCGACATTCATCTCTAGTTTAATCGCCAATTGATCTAGATCTTGCCCAATCCAATCGAGCTGCTGATAGACTAAATATAGATGTTCTGGAATCTGTGTTGGTGTAATCGGTTGTTCATTTTGTTGCTGGCATTGCCATTGCGTCGGTAAAGCAAGATCTTCAATAATCTGTTCTGGATGATCGACTAAAATAGCGCCCTCACGAATCAGCTGATGACAACCTTGATGATGTTCTGCATAAATATGCCCTGGGATAGCAAAAGTAACTTTACCTTGTTCTGCAGCAGCTTGGGCAGTAATCAATGAACCGCTATTATGCTTGGCTTCAGCAACGAGCACACCTAAGCTCAGCCCACTTACAATCCGATTACGCCGCGGAAAATGATGTTGTAGCGGTAAAGTTAAGGGAAGATATTCACTAATAATACTGCCTGCATTTTGTAATATTTTTTGCTTCAATTGTTGATTTTGAGATGGATAAGTCGAATCTAACCCCGTTGCAACCACTGCCATTGTGCGTTGGTGAGCCAAGGCACCCAGATGTGCAGCCTCATCAATGCCTTGTGCTAAACCACTATTAATAAAAAAGCCTTTCTCACTTAAGTAGTAGGCAAAATCATAAGCAACTTGTTTACCATGTGGGCTGGCTTTACGGCTTCCCACAATAGCAATCTGCGGTTGAGATAAATTTTGCCATGCCCCTTGAATAAAAAGTATCGGCGGTCGATCACTATAGATGGATAACTGCTGCGGGTATTGGCGCTGTTGCTCGGTCACAATATGATCTGTATGTTGTTGTACCTGCTCTAGACACCGCTGGAAAGCGACTTGACCTTCTGTTTGCTTAAACTGCTGCGCACGCTGGATATGCCCTTGATGTAATTGTAGGGTAGACCAATGACTTAATGCCGTACTTGAGGTGGCTTCAAGTGCGGAGCCAAAATGTTTTAATAGCTTCCGATATGCATGAATAGAATGCTGTACCAGATACCACAGCCGAATCGTTGCGACATCGCAATCAGAAATTTCATCAAGCATGGTTATATCTCAAAATAATAGCGCATTATGATCATTCGTATCACCAGTAAGCTTGAGCAAAAAACACTCATTTAAGACGAAACAATAAGCTCTACTGCTGCTTAGCGGATGATGCTATTGAAATAATTCGCTTATGGCATCTTTGTTTTAGGGTATAATCGGCATATTCGCTGAGTCACTTTATTTTAAATCATCACACCAGTGCTTCATTATTTTTATGATCAATGGCATAAACCAATGAGGATGTAGCATGGCCTTATTACCCATCTTAAGCTTTCCAGACCCGCGTTTGCGTACTGTCGCCAAACCTATTGAAAAGGTCACAGACGAAATCCGCCAATTGGCAGCGGATATGTTTGAAACAATGTATGACGCACCTGGCATTGGTTTAGCTGCAACACAGGTTGATCGACACATTCAATTGATTGTCATGGACCTTTCAGAAGAAAAGAATGAGCCACGGGTATTTATCAACCCCAAAGTAACAGTATTGACTGAAGACACTCAACCTTATGAAGAAGGTTGCTTATCGGTACCTCAAATCTATGACACGGTTGAACGTCCTTCGCGCGTTAAAATCGAATACCTAGACCTAGATGGCAATGCCGTCGAAGTTGATGCGGATGGGCTATTGGCGGTGTGTATTCAACACGAAATGGACCATTTAAAAGGTAAACTCTTTGTTGATTATCTTTCGCCGCTCAAACGCCAACGCGCACGTGATAAGGTCGAAAAAATCGTCAAACAAAGACAAAAAGTAAAACGCTAAGGTCG
This window contains:
- the sfnG gene encoding dimethylsulfone monooxygenase SfnG gives rise to the protein MTDSKNQIKFAYWVPNVSGGLVVSNIEQRTDWRYDYNVRLAQAAERNGFEYALTQIRFTAGYGAEYQHESVSFSHAILAKTERLKVIAAILPGPWKPALAAKQLATIDQLTQGRIAVNIVSGWFKGEFDAIGEDWPEHDERYRRSEEFIQCLKGIWSQEQFSFHGKYYQFNHYTLKPKPIQKPYIEIFQGGSSRAARDMAARVSDWYFTNGNNADALREQINDLKIKAKNHQHQVRVAVNAFVIARDTEQEAQAVLQEIIDEANVEAVQAFAIATREAGAATKEGEGNWAKSSFEDLVQYNDGFKTNLIGTPQQIAERIVALKALGIDLILIGFLHFIEEVEYFGEKVLPLVRALEQQQLSASASASASASA
- a CDS encoding Sua5/YciO/YrdC/YwlC family protein — encoded protein: MLTTSVAEAAECLMKGQVLAYPTEAVWGLGCDPFNQAAFLEILRLKQRPIEKGVILLASQMSQVEHLLENLEPHYRQRVIDSWTQQAVAERATTWLIDAHDEIPTWIRGQHPKVAVRVTNHPLCIALCNAFKGFIVSTSANPAGLAPARSLQEANAYFNSDVHYLNGDLGLSQAPSRILDAVTGEIIRA
- the dprA gene encoding DNA-processing protein DprA encodes the protein MLDEISDCDVATIRLWYLVQHSIHAYRKLLKHFGSALEATSSTALSHWSTLQLHQGHIQRAQQFKQTEGQVAFQRCLEQVQQHTDHIVTEQQRQYPQQLSIYSDRPPILFIQGAWQNLSQPQIAIVGSRKASPHGKQVAYDFAYYLSEKGFFINSGLAQGIDEAAHLGALAHQRTMAVVATGLDSTYPSQNQQLKQKILQNAGSIISEYLPLTLPLQHHFPRRNRIVSGLSLGVLVAEAKHNSGSLITAQAAAEQGKVTFAIPGHIYAEHHQGCHQLIREGAILVDHPEQIIEDLALPTQWQCQQQNEQPITPTQIPEHLYLVYQQLDWIGQDLDQLAIKLEMNVAQLTAALMELELIGVCIQQSGLYLRCRMSH
- the def gene encoding peptide deformylase, with product MALLPILSFPDPRLRTVAKPIEKVTDEIRQLAADMFETMYDAPGIGLAATQVDRHIQLIVMDLSEEKNEPRVFINPKVTVLTEDTQPYEEGCLSVPQIYDTVERPSRVKIEYLDLDGNAVEVDADGLLAVCIQHEMDHLKGKLFVDYLSPLKRQRARDKVEKIVKQRQKVKR